A single Vigna radiata var. radiata cultivar VC1973A chromosome 8, Vradiata_ver6, whole genome shotgun sequence DNA region contains:
- the LOC106769757 gene encoding multicopper oxidase LPR2-like, with amino-acid sequence MDRTLLFKVLTVVALLGCSSASDHLVNVSRLEMFVDELPDMPRIHSYHVLNGVPKSKPLKIGMFKKKWKFHRDLPPTTVYAFGKTKHTATIPGPTIESLHGVDTHVRWQNHLPPNHILPWDPTIPTAINNTTRGIPTVVHLHGGIHAPESDGSANAWFTSKFNERGPTWSRKTYHYPNNQHPGNLWYHDHAMGLTRVNLLAGLLGSYIIRDPVVEEPLGLPNGDEFDRPLVVFDRSFRTDGSIFMSSIGNNPDIHPQWQPEYFGDAIIVNGKAWPRLTVRRRKYRFRIINASNARFFRFFFSNGLRFTHVASDSAYIEKPVTTNETLVGPSEITDIVVDFSQSKTNVAILANNANYPYPSGDPVNEANGKVMKFIILPDQEVDTSRLPRRLVEYPVVDLSSVTHTRYVAMYEYASKIDEPTHLYLNAKPFEAPVTETPRVGSTEVWYVINLTEDNHPLHIHLGLLKVFDQTALVELEEFKECMTKKNDAVKCNLKKHASGKKVVVGDHEKGWKNVFKMIPGHVTKIAVRFSYIHTNASYSFDATAEPGYVYHCHVLDHEDNAMMRPLKLVN; translated from the exons ATGGACAGAACATTGCTCTTCAAGGTACTCACTGTTGTTGCTCTCCTAGGATGTTCATCAGCTTCGGATCATTTGGTTAATGTCTCCAGGTTGGAGATGTTTGTGGATGAGCTTCCAGATATGCCCAGAATCCATAGTTATCACGTTTTGAATGGTGTACCAAAATCCAAACCTCTCAAGATTGGGATGTTCAAGAAGAAATGG aaatttcaCCGAGATCTGCCTCCAACAACGGTGTATGCTTTTGGAAAAACCAAGCACACAGCAACCATTCCCGGTCCAACTATCGAATCCCTTCACGGGGTTGATACGCACGTGAGGTGGCAAAATCACCTCCCTCCAAACCACATACTTCCGTGGGACCCAACAATCCCTACAGCGATTAACAACACCACACGTGGCATCCCCACAGTTGTCCACCTTCACGGTGGCATCCACGCGCCCGAGAGCGACGGAAGCGCGAATGCATGGTTCACTTCTAAGTTCAACGAAAGGGGACCAACGTGGAGCAGGAAAACTTATCACTATCCAAATAATCAGCACCCGGGGAATCTATGGTACCACGACCATGCCATGGGGTTGACCCGAGTCAACCTTCTAGCTGGCTTACTTGGCAGTTACATCATCCGCGATCCCGTCGTGGAGGAGCCGTTGGGGTTACCCAACGGTGACGAATTCGATCGACCGTTAGTCGTCTTCGATCGTAGCTTCCGCACCGACGGTTCCATCTTCATGAGTTCCATCGGTAACAACCCCGATATACACCCTCAGTGGCAGCCAGAGTATTTCGGTGACGCCATCATTGTCAACGGCAAAGCGTGGCCGCGCCTCACAGTACGACGTCGTAAGTACCGATTCCGCATAATAAACGCCAGCAACGCCAGGTTCTTCAGATTCTTCTTCTCCAACGGCTTGAGATTCACGCACGTGGCGTCCGATTCGGCCTACATAGAAAAACCCGTGACAACAAACGAGACTCTGGTGGGGCCATCTGAGATCACAGACATCGTCGTTGACTTCTCTCAATCTAAGACTAACGTCGCTATCCTAGCTAACAATGCAAACTATCCTTACCCTTCTGGTGACCCCGTTAACGAGGCTAACGGCAAGGTCATGAAGTTTATCATTCTACCCGATCAAGAAGTCGACACGTCACGGCTTCCTCGACGATTGGTGGAATACCCCGTCGTGGATTTATCCAGTGTGACGCACACACGGTACGTTGCCATGTACGAGTACGCGAGCAAAATCGATGAGCCAACCCACCTGTATCTAAATGCAAAACCGTTCGAGGCACCGGTAACGGAAACCCCGAGGGTGGGTTCCACAGAGGTGTGGTATGTGATAAACTTGACGGAGGATAATCACCCGCTGCACATTCATTTGGGTTTGTTGAAGGTGTTTGATCAGACGGCGCTGGTGGAGCTTGAAGAGTTCAAGGAATGCATGACAAAAAAGAACGACGCAGTGAAGTGCAACCTGAAGAAGCACGCAAGTGGGAAGAAAGTAGTGGTCGGAGATCACGAGAAAGGGTGGAAGAATGTGTTCAAGATGATACCTGGGCATGTAACGAAGATTGCAGTGAGGTTTTCTTACATACACACCAACGCATCCTATTCCTTTGATGCAACCGCAGAACCTGGCTACGTCTACCATTGCCAT GTATTGGATCATGAAGACAATGCTATGATGAGACCCTTGAAGCTCGTCAACTGA
- the LOC106771606 gene encoding actin-interacting protein 1-2 codes for MASLLETYACAPSTERGRGILISGDSKSNNILYCTGRSVIIRNLENPLQVSVYSEHAYPVTVARYSPNGEWIASADVSGTVRIWGTHNDYVLKNEFRVLSGRIDDLQWSFDGMRIVACGDGKGKSFVRAFMWDSGSTVGDFDGHSRRVLSCAFKPTRPFRIVTCGEDFLANFYDGPPFKFNMSIRDHSNFVNCVRFSPDGSKFITVSSDRKGIIYDGKTGNKLSELSSEDGHKGSIYAVSWSPDSKQVLTVSADKSAKIWDIVEDGSSGALHKTLSCTESGEVEDMLVGCLWQNDFLLTISLGGTINLYSAKDLDKSPLSISGHMKNVTILTLLKKSEKMLLTSSYDGVIIRWIPGKGYDGKFDNKQFGLIKLLVAGEDGVIASGFDNKVYRVPLEGDNLGPAEILDVGSQPKDLSLALDHPELAIVAIESGVVLLSGSKVLSTVKLDFTVTAAAISPDGSEAIVGGQDGKLRIYSVSGDTITEQTVLEKHRGAITVIKYSPDVTMFASADLNREAVVWDRASKEVKLNNMLFNTARINNLAWSPDSTLVATGSLDTCVIIYEVGKPASSRRTIKGAHLGGVYGLTFIDQDRVVSSGEDGCVRLWNLISE; via the exons ATGGCGTCACTCTTGGAGACCTACGCGTGCGCACCCTCCACCGAGCGCGGTCGCGGCATCCTCATCTCCGGCGACTCCAAATCCAACAACATTCTGTACTGCACCGGTCGATCCGTAATCATCCGCAACCTCGAGAACCCGCTCCAGGTCTCCGTATACAGTGAGCATGCCTACCCTGTCACGGTGGCGCGTTACTCCCCCAACGGCGAGTGGATCGCCTCCGCCGACGTCTCCGGCACCGTCCGCATCTGGGGGACGCATAACGACTACGTTCTGAAGAACGAGTTCCGGGTCCTCTCGGGTCGGATCGACGACCTCCAGTGGTCCTTTGACGGAATGAGGATCGTCGCTTGTGGGGACGGCAAGGGCAAGTCCTTCGTTCGCGCCTTTAT GTGGGATTCAGGTTCTACTGTTGGTGATTTTGATGGCCATTCGCGACGGGTTTTAAGCTGTGCATTTAAACCAACAAGGCCATTCCGCATTGTCACATGTGGAGAAGATTTTTTAGCGAATTTTTATGATGGTCCACCGTTCAAGTTCAATATGTCCATCAG GGACCATTCGAATTTTGTCAACTGTGTGAGATTTTCTCCAGATGGGAGCAAATTTATTACTGTTAGCTCGGATAGGAAGGGCATTATATATGATGGAAAGACAGGGAACAAACTTAGTGAGTTGTCCTCAGAGGATGGTCACAAGGGCAGCATATATGCAGTTAGTTGGAGTCCTGACAGCAAACAG GTTCTTACTGTGTCCGCTGATAAATCAGCAAAAATATGGGATATTGTTGAGGATGGTAGCAGTGGAGCCCTTCACAAGACTTTGTCATGTACTGAATCTGGCGAGGTGGAGGACATGCTTGTTGGTTGTCTTTGGCAGAATGATTTTCTGCTTACTATATCTCTTGGTGGCACGATCAATTTATATTCTGCCAAGGATTTAGATAAAAGCCCGTTGTCAATATCTGGTCACATGAAAAATGTCACCATTTTGACTCTTCtcaaaaaaagtgaaaagatgCTTTTGACCAGCAGCTATGATGGAGTGATCATTAGATGGATTCCAGGCAAGGGATATGATGGCAAGTTTGACAATAAACAATTCGGATTAATCAAATTGTTGGTAGCTGGGGAAGATGGAGTTATTGCTTCTGGATTTGACAACAAG GTATACAGAGTTCCTCTTGAAGGGGATAATTTGGGTCCTGCTGAAATTCTTGATGTTGGAAGTCAGCCTAAGGATTTAAGCCTTGCACTTGATCACCCTGAGCTTGCCATCGTTGCAATTGAATCTGGAGTTGTCTTACTAAGCGGCTCAAAAGTTCTTTCTACTGTAAAGCTGGACTTTACTGTGACCGCGGCTGCTATTTCACCTGATGGCAGTGAAGCAATTGTGGGAGGGCAAGACGGTAAATTGCGCATCTATTCAGTCTCAGGGGACACAATTACTGAACAGACTGTACTCGAGAAGCACCGAGGCGCCATCACCGTAATCAAATACTCTCCAGACGTTACCATGTTTGCATCAGCTGATTTGAATCGTGAAGCTGTTGTATGGGACCGTGCTTCCAAAGAG GTGAAGCTTAATAACATGTTGTTTAACACTGCACGTATTAACAATCTAGCTTGGTCACCTGATAGCACGCTGGTAGCTACTGGTTCACTTGACACATGTGTCATTATATATGAAGTTGGAAAACCAGCATCAAGCCGCAGAACCATAAAGGGTGCTCATTTAGGTGGAGTATACGGATTAACTTTCATTGACCAGGATAGAGTGGTCAGTTCGGGGGAGGATGGTTGTGTTCGTCTCTGGAATTTGATTTCTGAGTAA
- the LOC106771363 gene encoding heavy metal-associated isoprenylated plant protein 20 produces MGALDFLSDYFSVSTPKXKRKPMQTVEIKVKMDCDGCERRVRNSVSNMSGVKEVEVNRKQSKVTVTGYVDRNKVLKKVQGTGKIAEFWPYIQYNLVAYPYVAQAYDRKAPSGYVKNTEQALPNPNDEKLTSLFSDDNPNACLIM; encoded by the exons atgggTGCTCTTGATTTCCTTTCTGACTACTTCTCAGTTTCCACCCCAAAAANGAAACGCAAACCAATGCAG ACTGTTGAAATCAAAGTGAAAATGGACTGTGATGGCTGTGAAAGAAGAGTTCGCAATTCTGTTTCCAACATGTCAG GTGTGAAAGAGGTCGAAGTGAATAGAAAACAAAGCAAGGTAACAGTAACAGGTTACGTGGATAGAAACAAGGTCCTAAAGAAAGTACAAGGAACAGGAAAAATAGCTGAGTTTTGGCCTTATATTCAGTACAACTTGGTGGCATATCCCTACGTGGCACAAGCATATGACAGGAAAGCACCATCTGGGTATGTGAAAAACACTGAACAAGCACTTCCCAACCCAAACGATGAGAAACTCACCTCTCTCTTCAGTGATGACAACCCTAATGCATGTTTAATCATGTAA
- the LOC106769685 gene encoding heavy metal-associated isoprenylated plant protein 37, whose product MTKEEDFKLLKIQTCVLKVNIHCDGCKHKVKKLLQRIEGVYQVQIDAEQQKVTVSGSVDSATLIKKLVRAGKYAELWSQKTNQNQKQKNNNAKDDKNKGQKQGLAKGLDAFKNQQKFPAFSSEEDEYYSEYEDDDEEEDEEMRFLREKAHHLQMLKQQAANANVRKSMGGMGAGAINGKMNNGGGNGGGGGGKKGGPNPNMGMKESPNGGLDQKTMAALKLNGGHVGGEGLGLNLGEAKRANDIGAMMNMAGFNGNGGNVTSATVLGANNSSGMGGFPVQSNNMIPGSSAGFSNGGIGAGQYPSSLLMNMNGFNNHPSPSPLMMNMNMNMQARQAMQQQPQMMYHRSPLIPPNTGYYYNHSNSYSPAQYSYSYGLPSYPGGDDHSATHMFSDDNTSSSCSIM is encoded by the exons ATGACTAAAGAAGAAGACTTTAAGCTCCTTAAAATCCAG ACTTGTGTTCTCAAAGTTAACATTCACTGTGATGGGTGTAAGCACAAAGTGAAGAAACTCCTTCAGAGAATTGAAG GTGTTTACCAAGTTCAAATAGATGCAGAACAGCAGAAAGTAACTGTTTCAGGTAGTGTGGATTCTGCAACCTTGATCAAGAAGCTGGTGAGAGCTGGTAAATATGCCGAGCTCTGGTCTCAGAAAACAAACCAGAACCAAAAGCAGAAGAACAACAACGCGAAGGATGACAAGAACAAAGGACAAAAGCAAGGCCTTGCAAAGGGGCTTGATGCCTTCAAGAACCAGCAAAAGTTTCCTGCTTTTAGTTCTGAAGAGGATGAATACTACTCTGAATATGAAGAcgatgatgaggaagaagatgaagaaatgcGGTTTCTAAGGGAGAAAGCCCATCATCTGCAGATGCTCAAGCAGCAAGCAGCTAATGCAAATGTGAGGAAAAGTATGGGGGGCATGGGAGCAGGTGCCATCAACGGTAAGATGAACAATGGGGGTGgcaatggtggtggtggtggtggcaagAAAGGAGGCCCGAATCCGAATATGGGAATGAAGGAGAGTCCGAATGGGGGGCTTGATCAGAAAACAATGGCAGCCCTAAAATTGAACGGTGGTCATGTGGGTGGTGAAGGCCTCGGCCTCAATCTTGGTGAAGCAAAAAGGGCCAATGACATTGGGGCCATGATGAATATGGCTGGTTTTAACGGCAACGGTGGCAATGTCACCAGTGCCACTGTTCTAGGAGCTAATAATTCTAGTGGCATGGGAGGTTTTCCTGTTCAGTCCAATAACATGATTCCAGGGTCCTCTGCCGGTTTTTCAAATGGGGGTATTGGTGCTGGGCAATACCCATCTTCTCTGTTGATGAACATGAATGGGTTCAACAACCATCCATCCCCATCGCCATTGATGATGAACATGAACATGAACATGCAGGCTAGACAAGCCATGCAACAACAGCCCCAGATGATGTATCACAGGTCTCCCTTGATTCCCCCTAACACTGGGTATTACTACAACCATAGTAATAGCTACAGCCCTGCACAATACTCCTATTCCTATGGCTTGCCTAGTTACCCTGGGGGTGATGATCACTCTGCGACTCACATGTTCAGTGATGACAACACCAGCAGCAGTTGTTCAATAATGTAA